A window of Anopheles bellator unplaced genomic scaffold, idAnoBellAS_SP24_06.2 scaffold01983_ctg1, whole genome shotgun sequence genomic DNA:
GTGCAGTACGAGCGAGCAACGAAGGAGTGTGTGGACCGCCGACTGAACCCGACGACCGGTAATCCTTCACTGCAGGACTGCTGTTGTCGGGCGTACAACACCTTTCTGTGCTACTTGGAAAACTACGGAACCCTGGTCTACAGTCCCCAGTACTATCCTGAGGATCGCTCCCGGCAGGTGCAGATCTCGTACGAATGCCTCAATATGCTGCAGGTACCCAAAACCCTGCTGCAGTGTATCGCCAATGGTACTATCCTTGATGTACCCGAGATCCGGTGTCTCGGCCGGTGTTTCTTCCTTCGTCTGGGACTGTACGACGAAGTGCGAGGCGTTAATCTGCGCCGGATGTACACTCGCGACTACGAGACTCCCAACAAAAGGTACCTCTCGAAAGA
This region includes:
- the LOC131214705 gene encoding general odorant-binding protein 45-like, which gives rise to DCCCRAYNTFLCYLENYGTLVYSPQYYPEDRSRQVQISYECLNMLQVPKTLLQCIANGTILDVPEIRCLGRCFFLRLGLYDEVRGVNLRRMYTRDYETPNKRYLSKETYDKLCAIRSTSPDQCTEVYRAYFEVIGALETSFNSISIVQEAASRALSDGLPCEVLNRNPKEPKEYCQP